In Platichthys flesus chromosome 6, fPlaFle2.1, whole genome shotgun sequence, the genomic stretch CCAATGTGCTGCGAGAACAGAGATGAGACCGAGAGCTACAGAGGGAAGCAAATAGTGCTGATGTTTAGCTGAGTCCAGCTCTCGTCCTTTTTCCATTTAGCTTGCTGGACAATTTCTCATTAACACCCAATGTTAAGAAAGTCTCCTTCTCAAAACTGCTCCTTGATATATAATCTTAAAAAGTTATGTGATTCTACAATTCAATCATTGATTCAGGGCTCTAGTTTTCATTTGTTAAGTATCAGGCCAATCAACACCTGTGGTGCTTCCACTTACGTGTGGCCACTGCAATGTTTGCGTCTTTTTTGTGCCACGGGAAGAGTTGGGTGAGAGCCAGAGTGCCGTCAGGCTGCACAGAGCCGGTCAGCACGTACAGCTGGGAGCGTCCAGAGCGCACAAGGACTTTGGCACATCGCAGGTTGATGAGGAGCCACTGCTGGAGCAGGAGCTTTGTGTCGTAGGGCAGCAGAGGTCCCTGATGGATAAACTCGACCCGGCCCCCCACCTCAAATTCTGGTTCACCCGTGGGAAGGCGATGGCGATGGAGTTTGGCGGTTACAGCtgtggaaaagagaagaaataaattaataaacaggACTGAAAAATTTGACTCAACTAACATCATTACGCATCAGCAAGCCACAGCTTTCTGAAAGAATTCTGACTTACTGAAGTCATGATGACAAAAAGCCTCCAGGACAGTTTCCATTGCAGGAGCCTCTTCCACCGCTGGACAGTTTTGGCAAGCAGGTTTAGGAAGATCTGGGATCAAAAGCAAATCATTTAGTAAAATTACAGGGCATGTGAAGCAATAACATGCAACATGAACAGCCAGCACTTGAGAGATATGtaataatacagtataatagTAAGACTGTGGTCCTTACCTTTGGCAAAGTGACTTGTTTTCGCGTGGGGAGTGAGGCACGTTTCCTCTTCAGCCGGGAATCGGTCACATTCAAGAGCCTCTGGCCATTGGTGACCCTGGCAGGCCAGCACTGGGGCACAGCTGTCCCTCACTGCCACACACAGACTGCGGCAGGGCTGGATGAaactgaaggagagaaagaacgAATGTCAAACAATGTACACAGGAAAACATGGGAGTGAATTATTGGGCAATTTGTGGACAAACAGAGAGTAAAAAAAGAAGTGGTAAATTCAACTTACGTGTCGAGACAGACGGGGGCGATGATGGAGCAGAGGAAGGCCTGGGCTTGAGGGTGGCAGCCTGTCTGCAGCAGGGGCTTCCAGTCCTCCGACCGTGgcaccacctccagctccaggtTGCTATGGCCCAGGAAATTGGGCAGACGCATCTCGGAGTATCCCACGTCTTTGCAGACCTTCATCTGGTTAGGGATGGTGACGCAGCGAGTGGACTGCCCCATGTCAAATGCCATTGAAAGATGTGGTGCCAGAGCCAGGAGAGCCAGGGTGAAGAACAGAGCCATGTCGAAAGAGTCTCGCCAAAAAAATACAGGGAATCCAGGAGATGGAAAGATCAGCTTTTGACTGAGGGCTGCCTGGTGTTGTCAGGAGACAGTGCTGTCCTTGGATGGCTttgtcactgctgcagctcgCTTTATATACCGGTGCTGAGCCAGCCCCATCAAGTCTCCAGTCTGTTATCAAGTACCTATCAAAGACACCGAGACGATGTGTTGGGAGACAACGGCTTGTTTTGTGATGActgcagacagagaggggggcCGTAAGCAGATGGAGGGCGTTGTGAGAATGAGAAGGGTGAggttgctgggggggggggggggggcaatcacAATGGGCAATCACAGCCCAGCTTTCACTGTGTGACTGAGGCCCAGTATAACACAGAGCTGAATACGTTCATTTGCTTTTATGTTGTAGGAGGTATGAGACAGTAGTGTAAACTGACATGTAATGCTTATCACCCTGTGAGCTTTTCCAGCGAGTCAATCGtgagtttgttattttgttcacTTCTTACGTAATAACTTGTCTgaaaaagatagaaaataatTGCACCCCCTTCTCCGTAGGCTAATATgaagagacaaataaaacacaatcatcTCTGAGCTCCTTTGGAgagaaatcagattttttcGTAGACAGACAGTCTCCTACATATTGCCAGTCCCTTTCATGTGCTCCTGCTTCCTAATTGGAGGGTTTCTTCGGCAGGGCCTCCGGTTCTCATTAGCAAGGCAGCGTCTCTCCTGCTCACCTGGCTTTGATGTGCCAATAACACCGACTGAGACCCACATGCAAAATACCACGAGGCTGCTTTTATTTCGCTTGCCTGTTTGATGCAAAGACATTTCAGCATCAGCTACTGTACAACTGGCGCTtgtcagaaaaacaaagatctGTGTTATACAGTCTAAAATGGGTTCATGCGGTTTAAAAATGATTGCTTCAAACGATGTTCTAAGGACATATATGTACATTTCTGTCCTTTCTTTTGGAAATAATATAGATGTGAATATTCAACGGGATGTCTTTCAATGGCATTTcgtatattttaaaaataaccaGGGCAACATCTACACACTCCTAACATCCCATTCAAGAGTTCCACAGATCCCGTCCTGAGACGCAGACCAGCGGCAAAGACGTCAGAGCTAATTTGTCTCGTTCTCTATTGTCTCCTGTATTTATGCCTCTTAAATCTAACAAAACAGCCACGTTACAGCATCATCGTGTTTGTTTAGATGTCGTCTGTCTCCAGATTTAGATGCAGATCTGCTCCTGATGCCTCTGGGCCCtcatgaatcagaggtctctaTCCCACCGAGCCTGCGGCCTCAGACATGCTTCAGACGTGCCACAGTAAAGCCCATTCTGATTGGCCCGACTCCCAGCCGGCCACAGCCCTCCATCAGCCACAGTACagccaatgttttttttgttttcttttacgGCCCGATCTGATGAGTGGAGTTTGGGTAGACGAGTACAGCCCGTAAGAGGGGACTAACTGGGCAATTAGAGTCACAGACCAATTTGGGAGAACAATAAGGCCACACAATTAACAAGCTCCCCCTGCCAGGAGCCCAGCAGGGGTCTGTTGTTGGGCCTAATGGCTGCCCTGTAGACACGGTGTCTGTGTTGGTAATGTGTGGCCTGCCCCTGCCTCAGTTAATGAGAAGGTGATAAGAGTACGAGCTGAATTGATGGGCACCTGTCTGTCAAACAGACTTCAGAGAGCAGTCtggtcaaaaaaaaaacatggctggaGGAACAGGACAAATCTTTAGATACAAAATCACAACTATCAACCAACCAAAGTTGACAAAGTGTTGTCAAGTATTGGATTTTTTTGCTGGTGCAGGACATGCTGTCTGATTCAACACTGCCAGATTGATTGCAGGAATATCTAAGCGTAAATTCACccttaaatataataattagttattttatCAAATAGTGTGGCTCAGTGTTCATTTCTGACTCGAGctaaagtttttaaaaaagtaaatgaaaatcataaaaaataaatgtctgcAGCAAGTATGATATGTATCTTTAATAACTATACTATGTTGTCTTGTTATGAGTCTCTTGGAAGATAGAAACGAGATTGTTCAAAAACTTGACGCTGCCATAAAATGAATCAGAGCTAGATTTCAGGAAATCTAACAATACTAAAAACCACTGGAGAACACAAACTATTAAAGCGCTGACCTACAACTCACAAATCAACCTGCCTGCTCAAAACGTGCTCCTGCTCTAGGTGAAACTTAAAAATAATATCAGATTATAATCTGGAAAGTAATTTCCCATGCTTCTGTCTTTCTGTACAGAGTATATGTTTCGAACTCGCTAACAAGCTGTGTGATACTTCCATTCTTGtgtacaaaaacatttaaaaaaagatgtgatGTTGAACAGCAGCAGACTGAGGGGACAACAGGAAGAATATTAGTTTCATTTTCTATTGTATATGTGATGACTAGTATATAGAAATTTACTATAAATATAAGATGCATCATTTCAATTCTAAGGCTGAACTCATATTTCTGTAATATTGCAGAGTTTTAAATTGTGAATCTGAAACGTTCTATTAACCTGATAAGAGAATAACAAGAGTCGTTTGGAGTCAAACTATAATGTGAAATAATCACACTTACACCATGGCAACGATATGGAGGTGATTTCGGATTGACAGCCATAATTTCTGATATCTCAAATATTCCATGAGCACAACAGTACTGCCAATACAAGGCTGAAAGTCTTCATGCTCCAATATACAGCGAGGACAGGTCACTGTGGAGCTATTGTAGTTATTGTCTAAAATCATTTATCTATAAAACAGGTTGGATTGTTTGTCCTGTGACAGATTGGTCTCGATGGAAAGTTGAGTCTTTCTGGACAGAGTGGGACAGCAGACCAAACACCTGAGACATACTTCAAAGACAAAGGTGTGACTGGATGGGGAAGGACGAGAGTGGGTTGGGGGGGTCTGGGTGTCTGAGCTGGGCTCCCTTGCAGCACAACACACTCAGATAAAAGCGGTCTCCTCCCTGCACATAAGAGACTCATTAACTTAAAGAGATTGAATCCCCATTTGTCTCTTTTTGCCCctcgccccctccctccccattCACCCTTACCCaaaaccccccccacccctgcatCCTGCTGGGCTCCAGTAGGACTGACAGTCCCCGTGCAGACTGTCAGTAGCACTCAATTGCCACATCCAGTCTCCGGGTCCTGTGGGCAGACGCAGCCACACCGAGGTGTCCAGACAACTTGCCCCCAGTACCTGCAGACTTCTGTGGATCCACTCAGTTTGTTAAACCAGGGTACTGCTCTCCAAGTACTAAAATAAAGTGTTTCGCTTGCATCTAATTTCTCTTTGATACTAAAGCACTGACATTTCTGCTGTCCAAATCAGGCAAATAAGATCATTCTGAGTAGTATTGTGCAGAGGTCATTGGAATTGCTGTGACGCAATTCACGATTATTTACCATTGATCTGAAAGGGCTAAATAGAAGAAAATCTTATGCACAGTCAAGCACATCAGGCTAATAATGACAAGTAATTGTGCAGTGTACACAATAattatctttattcatttctaTCCCCGACTGGAGCTGTATTGAGCTTTCACAGAAACAAGACATTTCAGTCAACAGAGACAAGCCAAGGAAAAGTGAAgggaacaaaaaaaatacagtccAGTTGACAGAGCTGAGGTACACCATGATTACATCATCCACCTATTCAACCCTTTGCTCCTCTGTAACACTGTGGGAGAGTTAGAGAAGTAAGTTGATTAGGGGCAGAAGATGGAttcaaacaacattaaaactccATTTGTCATATAAAGCTTGTGAAATAGTTTTTTCACTTAGAAATGTTTTTCTACTTtgcaaaaaactgaaaactaaaaaacaccAACTTTGTGACAAGCAAAAACAAttttaacacaaagaaaaaattgATTTACAGTTAATATTGTTGCATATCGCACACATCAGATACAAAGTATAGATTTATAACGAAACTCATGCACTCTgtgtcaattttttttgttacatCTGTACAACTTGCAGCAATTCAAAACAACTAACTCCTTTACAAAGactatacattatttatttactatatatatattatacatctTAAACTGAGCCATATTGCTATACTGTTTAGGATTTGCACCAGCTTAAGTTTAATTACATATACATTTCATGGGATGCCTTGGTGAGCTGCTATTATTTACTTTACATGAACTAAATCTGCTGACTTGGTCCAGCACATCACTCAtggatgttattttattttatgtattgcGTACTTCTGCCGCTGTAACACCTAAATCGATCCATCATTTCGTTTTCTGTCCTCCCGAATGTCCATATAAGACAAAGTAAAGATATTAGAAACTCctctaaatataattttgtcTAGTACAACTAACATGACCACAGAGCTCCatcgtaaaaaaaaagatcataaaCGACTTCATGGCAGAACcagttgtgttgtgctgcaTTAGATTGTAAATGTGTACCTAATAGACTGGCCACTGAGTGTAAATGTCCATTATGGATAAAGCGTGCATCTGTGATGGGTTTACGTACATCTGGGAGTctctgagggagggaggggggtcgCAGCCCAGATATGCTCCATTGATGAAACAGTACTGCAGCAGAGCCCTGAAGCATAAATCCTGGAAAGGGATGAAAACGTGTAAAGAACCTAATAGGCAAGATGCAGTGTATAACAGGACTGAACCAACAAACATGCTGTATTAGAGCCAGGATCTAATTCAGTGGTTTGTCACTTACCCTAATGAGAATGTGGGGATTTCCGACAATTAAGAGCAGTGCTTTGGGACGAGTGACGGCCACGTTGAAGCGTTTGGGGTTGGCGAGGAAGCCGAGCGAGTTCTGCAAATCATCACTCGGTACTGACTCATTAGAGCGCACCTATATCATCAGAGAACGAATACAGGAAATGTACTACGGGAAGGTTATGACTGATGTTCGTGCTCCACAGACTCTCCTCGCTTAAAAAGGAGGATAATGGCTGATGTGATTTCTTGATTCTGGCAAACAGTGgggttttctttattgttggtAAATCtcacaatttaaaatacattatagtCAGCGCCTTCATATAAAGAGGCAAAagttaaatgtatattttggtgTGGAGCAAAGATAGCTGCTTTTACAAGTTCATATTTTATGCAAGTTCAATGAAGAAGAGGATATACTGTAATATAATTCAGGATTTTAACTGTTCCTCAAAAATAAGCGGCCATCTGCAAACACCTTTCTGATGAGGAGAATTAGCACAGATTAGTGCTAGTTTCTCAGAAATACATTATTAAGATCTGATCCAGTTCCTTTTTTATACTTTTCAAGTGCTTGGATGAAATGTTAAGTCATGTAGAtgctgttaaattaaaaaaggacaTCTGATTCAGAATAAAGCTCATTCTGATGTTTATCTTATAAGAATTACACAGAGTCAGTGTTTGCCTACCGTAGACATGATGATGACCAGGAACTCTTGTCCTTGGAACTCTTCCACTGAGCCCACTTTGATGTCAGAGAGGCCAACTTTACCCAGCAGCACCCGAATCTTCTCACACTGAAAACAGCAATTTGAAAACAAGAACACGTCAGGATCTGCACAATGAAAAGCTGAACATCCACAATTCTAAAAGCCATTTAATGTTTATTGAGgttgaatataaaatgatatTGAATTACATTGTTTTCACCAGTTTGCTTATTGGTTACTTTGCAGcattacacacaaaaaagactTAACTTATTTTCACAAATTTTGGGGAGGGGGGAATGACTCATGTGCTCAACCAATGGCCATTCTcgtttactttacttttattcTAATAAGATAATGAAAGTAAGTAGTTCCCACTCAGCTATTCTGAGGACTCTTACTTGTTTCTTGTAGGGGGCAATGATGCCAATGTCAGAGGCACCCACAGGGTTGTAGAGCTTCTTGGCCAGCTGGCAGCAGTAGAGCATCACCTGCACGGCCTCCACAGGGTTGAACCACGATGGGTTTTTACCTTCCCTCATTTCTGTACcctaaaaaagaaatcaaaatcACTGCAATAAATATTAGATACTATTAGAGTGCACAGATGTGACCTGGATGGAAACTGGTAACCTGGTGCAAATGTATATTCAGTCCATGGTCAACAATAAGTCTCACTCTACAGGAGATTAGACTTGCAAAGTTGCATATACGTTATTGAAAAGAGTCCTCCTTACCCTGACGCcgtgaaagaggagagggaagccTTTTTTGGGCAGGGTTTTCCACTGACAGAGGGACTCTACTACGGCCCTGGAGGCTTCACAGCACAGCTCCCCCTGGTAGAAGAGCTTGGAGGGAAGCGTGAGCAGGGCCTCATGAGAACGATAGTTGTAAATAAGCTTAGTCACCTGTagtaaaaaaagaagcaaattcATTAAGTATACAGAGCACAAAGATTTACCGTTCTCAacaattattattgtattaacgtacaattatttaaaaataaacatatatatacacattacaGGCACCATGTAGCACAGAATCTACATAACATGTGAGATACTCATGATTGCCAGTGTGACTCTTTCTCTCAGAGACCACCTTAAAATAGCTGATCACACAATAGACTGTTGAATGCTGTGCACCCACCAGCTTTGGGTTGTATCCCCAGTCCTGTCTGGAGTACAGTGGGTTGGACATGAGCCTCTCCAACAAAGACACCCCCAGGCCAAATGCAGCAGCCAGCTTGGACTTCACTATTGGACCCAACTGACGGGGGTCTCCGGCCAACACTATCTAAGCAGGCAAGGGTACAAAAGAGTAATGAATAAACAAAGCTCAATCCATCAGGGAGTTAATTCACAATCTGTTACCCTGATTTGCTAAGAATacagaaatacataaatgaatCAGTTTATCCAGGAAAGGACCACAAGTGATAATAAAAAAGGCATGAAAAATGTGAGGGTAAGCAATTAATTAGTTTTAATTAAGTGAAGTGAAGAAGTAAAAATGTTAACTGCAATTGGTGTTGCTCTTATGCATCCACAATAGAAACAGGGCTGTTGCAAATTTAATCTTTGATCCAAATCTttaacacctcactggctgaatgtgtttaCCCGCCTGCCCCAAAActtccaccatcatccccgttcccaagaagcagaggatcacaggccttaatgactacagaccaggcgccctgacctccgtagtaatgaagaccttcgagcgcctcgtgctgacccacctcaagaccataaccaaccacctcctcgaaccactgcagtttgcctacagagccaacaggtctgtagacgacgcagtcaacatgggactccacttcctcctccagcaccttGACTCCCctggcacctacgccaggatcctgtttgtggacttcagctccgcattcaacaccatctccccagctcttctccgggacaagctgacacagctgagtgtgcctgagcccacctgcagaTGGATCACTAACTTcttgaccgacaggaagcagtgcattaggctggggaagcttgtctctgagacccggaccatcagcactggagcccctcaaggttgtgtgctctctcctctcctcttctccctctacaccaacaactgcacctccagccacccctctgtaaaacttctgaagtttgctgacgacacaacccttattggattaatttccaatggggacgaggccgcctatagagaggaagttaacagcctggcttcctggtgcagccagaaccaactggagctgaacgctttaaaaactgtagagttggtagcagacttcaggaggagcccagcccaaaccgccccctcaccatgtgcgactccccagttaaaacaattgtgtctttcagattcctggggacgatcattgcaCAGGAACTGAGATGGGCGGATAACATCccctccatcatcaagaaggcccagcagaggatgttcttcctgcggcaactgaggaaattcagcatgccgcggaaagtgatggttgagttctacacagccatcattgagtccatcctcacctcatccatcaccgtctggttcactgcctccactgccaaggataAGGGCAGActgcggatcattcggtcagctgagaaggtcatcggctgtgatctgccggctctcatagatctgttccactccaggaccagtaagagagcaggcaagatcatcgctgatccttcccatcctggtcaccacctgttccagagaatCCCGTCCAGAAAAAGGctccgggccatcaggactaaaaccttgcgtcacctgaacaggtagtggggctcacaaacaagccccctgcatcacactgactcggctgaccctcccccccaccccccaccccccacccacccttgcacataattcataactctatattactggcactatcaccaatctctgcaccttaaaaccacACGTTActcttttactgtatatattgtcttttatattgttgtttatattgtttgatattgttgtttttatattgttgtttgtaaagtgcaccaaccacaccaaggcaatttcctgtatgtgcaaatatacatggcaataaaaagagttctgattctgaaaaatatgatataattaGACAAATACTGGATACTTGACTTCACTATGAACTAagactgtgtgtgagtatgaTGTGTGCTGAcctgtccatctctctctgacacaaGGCTCATGGGGATCAGGGACTCTGGCTCAGTGGCCTGGCCGGCTTCGTCCAAGAACAAGTGAGTGAAATGTCCCACTCTGAGTAAGATCAAAATCATAGTAAGTAAATAGAAACTGAAGTAGGAGACAGTgtgtttggacacattatactATTTCACAATACATTTTTCCTCTTTAGTGTGTTATTGAAGTTTCATGTGTCTGTAAAAGGTCTATACAGTTCATGGTAAAGGGAGCCCCTCTCCCCCACAGAAGTCTCTGCTCCTGTCATGCATCTCTCCAGTAGTCTGGCTGATACTTCTGGGGAATCGTGATGTCCTGTGATGAGTCATGCCTCACATATGCAGAATACATGCCTTGCGGCTAGCATAGACCTGAGTTTTTGAAGCAGAGTTCACACTCCTTGACTTCCTTTTTCGTGCGATTGGGAGTCTTGCAGGTATAGTGAGTTCACACTACAAAGctgactggaaacagggggTCACACACTACACAATCTTTCACGAGGACCAACACCtgacaaaaaacatttgtttgtgaagCTAGTCCGAGTCAAAATGATTCTCCTGCTCTTCTGCGTCATCCTTCTCACAGCATGAAACATCAGGCTGGATGAGGTGACACATTTACCACCTTTACCTTGTCCTGTGTTCTGATGTCTGGAAttgtcacagacacaaactaGATTTACAGCAAGTTAGAAATCTGATCAGAATCTGGGATTCATTAATGACGAAAAAT encodes the following:
- the szl gene encoding sizzled, translated to MALFFTLALLALAPHLSMAFDMGQSTRCVTIPNQMKVCKDVGYSEMRLPNFLGHSNLELEVVPRSEDWKPLLQTGCHPQAQAFLCSIIAPVCLDTFIQPCRSLCVAVRDSCAPVLACQGHQWPEALECDRFPAEEETCLTPHAKTSHFAKDLPKPACQNCPAVEEAPAMETVLEAFCHHDFTVTAKLHRHRLPTGEPEFEVGGRVEFIHQGPLLPYDTKLLLQQWLLINLRCAKVLVRSGRSQLYVLTGSVQPDGTLALTQLFPWHKKDANIAVATRKWKHHRC